A stretch of the Bdellovibrio sp. 22V genome encodes the following:
- a CDS encoding tyrosine-protein phosphatase → MNLVGGINFRDMGGYLNQDGRRVKMRKFFRSGSLSKLTAEDCKRLEDISVTHILDYRDHKESENDKDVLWSGVHYECCPANPDSHQVSAAVHDFFSNERLEVLPHDFMEDLYRQLPFANPAYRALFHKMENLQDGGLVQHCAVGKDRTGVGSALLLLSLGVSKDTVVQDYLVTEKTLKPFKDQLVEKIGAHLSSKAHAKLEYMMAANENFLQSAFNAMEMKYGTIEKFLEMEYALTKERRAILQARFLE, encoded by the coding sequence ATGAATCTTGTAGGCGGAATTAATTTCAGAGATATGGGCGGGTATTTAAACCAGGACGGGCGACGCGTGAAAATGCGCAAGTTCTTTCGTTCGGGATCTCTGTCAAAATTAACTGCGGAAGATTGCAAACGTCTTGAAGACATCTCCGTCACGCATATTTTGGATTATCGCGACCATAAAGAATCCGAGAACGACAAAGACGTTTTATGGAGTGGCGTTCATTACGAATGTTGTCCCGCCAATCCGGACTCGCATCAAGTGTCGGCGGCAGTTCACGATTTCTTTTCTAACGAAAGACTGGAAGTCCTCCCGCACGATTTTATGGAAGATCTTTATCGCCAACTGCCCTTTGCAAATCCGGCGTATCGCGCTCTATTCCATAAAATGGAGAACCTTCAAGATGGAGGATTGGTTCAGCACTGTGCGGTTGGAAAAGACCGTACCGGTGTCGGCTCGGCCTTGTTACTATTGAGTCTGGGCGTTAGCAAAGACACGGTTGTGCAGGATTACTTGGTGACTGAAAAAACGCTGAAACCTTTCAAAGATCAGCTCGTTGAAAAAATCGGCGCGCATCTTTCTTCTAAAGCGCACGCAAAACTTGAATACATGATGGCGGCGAACGAAAATTTTTTGCAGTCCGCATTCAACGCTATGGAAATGAAGTACGGTACGATCGAGAAGTTTCTGGAAATGGAATATGCTCTCACAAAAGAGCGCCGCGCGATTTTACAGGCGCGCTTTCTTGAATAG
- a CDS encoding mobile mystery protein B: MKIQSPPGATPLDDETLQGLIPGLTTQGELDEFEAAGIARALLWAFSSRTLKRDLLSVSGLCLLHKKMFEETWKWAGTFRLRQTNIGVAPAIIQNELAVLLGDVKYWLQHQTFSLDEIAARFHHRLVWIHPFPNGNGRFSRMAADLLVEYHKGVRFSWGQTDLARMGDKRDTYIQALRRADQHQDYEYLMKFMKS; the protein is encoded by the coding sequence GTGAAAATCCAAAGTCCTCCGGGCGCAACGCCTCTCGACGATGAAACTTTGCAAGGACTTATTCCAGGTCTGACAACGCAAGGGGAGCTGGATGAGTTCGAAGCCGCAGGAATTGCACGAGCGCTTCTGTGGGCTTTTTCCAGTCGAACTTTAAAGAGGGATCTTCTTTCTGTTTCGGGTCTTTGTCTGTTGCACAAAAAAATGTTTGAAGAGACATGGAAGTGGGCAGGGACCTTTCGTTTAAGACAAACCAATATCGGCGTCGCGCCGGCGATCATTCAAAATGAATTGGCGGTTCTTCTGGGAGATGTGAAGTATTGGCTTCAGCATCAAACATTTTCTCTCGACGAAATTGCCGCTCGTTTTCATCATCGTCTTGTCTGGATTCATCCCTTTCCCAATGGCAATGGCCGTTTTTCGCGAATGGCCGCGGATCTTTTGGTTGAATATCATAAAGGAGTTCGTTTTTCGTGGGGCCAGACGGATTTAGCACGGATGGGTGACAAGAGGGACACTTACATTCAAGCTTTAAGGCGCGCTGATCAGCATCAAGATTATGAATATCTGATGAAGTTTATGAAGAGCTGA
- a CDS encoding DUF899 domain-containing protein, which produces MATKSLPKVVSEKAFRAAVEKLRVKEKKNTRERDRVSALRRRLPMMEMKKYVFEGPEGTKSLLDLFEGRKQLVVYHFMYHPKDDTFCKGCSFVADHIPHLSHVHARNTSFVFISHAPLKSIQRHKKRMKWTTPWYSGWNTSFNEDLGIDGNREHALSVFIRDGKKVYRTYYTGGRGVEYMGTPWAILDLTPYGRQEFWEKSPKGWPQTEMYSWWRFHDEYK; this is translated from the coding sequence ATGGCTACGAAGTCTTTACCGAAAGTCGTTTCCGAAAAAGCGTTTCGTGCTGCGGTTGAAAAGCTGCGTGTGAAAGAAAAGAAAAACACCCGCGAGCGTGATCGTGTCAGTGCTTTGCGCCGTCGCCTTCCGATGATGGAAATGAAAAAGTATGTCTTTGAAGGACCTGAAGGAACGAAGAGTTTGCTCGATCTTTTCGAAGGACGTAAGCAGCTGGTCGTCTATCACTTCATGTATCATCCCAAAGACGACACGTTCTGCAAAGGCTGCTCATTCGTGGCGGATCATATTCCGCACTTGTCGCACGTGCATGCGCGCAACACATCGTTTGTCTTTATTTCGCATGCTCCGCTCAAAAGCATTCAACGTCATAAGAAACGCATGAAATGGACGACACCATGGTATTCCGGTTGGAATACGTCATTTAACGAAGACCTTGGCATTGACGGAAACCGTGAACATGCTCTGAGTGTTTTCATTCGTGACGGCAAAAAAGTTTATCGCACGTACTACACAGGTGGACGTGGCGTTGAGTATATGGGAACACCGTGGGCGATTTTGGATCTGACACCGTATGGACGTCAGGAGTTTTGGGAGAAGTCGCCAAAAGGGTGGCCACAGACGGAGATGTACTCGTGGTGGCGTTTTCACGACGAATACAAATAA
- a CDS encoding mobile mystery protein A, whose amino-acid sequence MGAKTAKLRRHQLDRFYKQNAAPFAIKAPRLGWVKEIRQALGMTMQDLAERLGVIKQRVERIEKDEVAGKLTLHTLQQTAEALNCELVYFLVPKGEGLQKALEEQAYKAAREIVRSTEHTMGLEAQETSRQSQQQLVETLADEMLLKEDRRIWRTKRENPKSSGRNASRR is encoded by the coding sequence GTGGGTGCAAAAACAGCAAAACTTCGTCGCCATCAGTTGGACCGCTTCTATAAACAGAACGCGGCTCCTTTCGCTATTAAAGCGCCACGCTTGGGGTGGGTGAAAGAGATTCGTCAGGCTTTGGGTATGACAATGCAGGATTTAGCCGAGCGTTTGGGTGTGATTAAGCAGCGTGTGGAACGCATCGAAAAAGATGAAGTCGCGGGAAAGCTCACGCTGCACACTTTGCAACAAACGGCGGAAGCCTTGAACTGCGAGTTGGTTTACTTTTTAGTTCCCAAAGGTGAGGGCTTGCAAAAAGCATTGGAAGAGCAAGCTTATAAAGCCGCGCGCGAGATCGTTCGCAGCACCGAACATACGATGGGACTTGAAGCGCAAGAGACCTCGCGCCAATCGCAACAACAGTTGGTGGAAACTCTCGCAGATGAAATGCTTTTGAAAGAGGATCGTAGAATATGGAGAACAAAACGTGAAAATCCAAAGTCCTCCGGGCGCAACGCCTCTCGACGATGA
- a CDS encoding Calx-beta domain-containing protein: MNASLSPAISENQVFMKVSVESGTAVVLEEGIGHQITLAIDTPSVPGITLKPQTLSWEIEDEDGDFEAASGTLIVQPGISSVSFIIKALRDKYIENDESFILKFDGDRFANLDSNHISFVVQDKTQRAKLVPSMATMEFGARLKDTVAEKSVIFTNSGDATAENIAWGALTAPFAFKGGTFPGTGGNCGLTLEGHTSCAVIISYSPTEVNSHAQALTWNYSNPDQADSGALNISGLSVEVAATLGGLPGNPSNVEDLNIAVAGFNVTHYKYKVGVSGTLNCSDGSGYSAEIPISTAISDSVLSLSNQNLKVCVVGKDANDLWQPYSAATNYSWTFDTLKPSVVVAQKAGQSDPTNSLPIRFTLTFSEPIAESTLTDADISFAGSAAVSNHTLTKIDSTHYDLTISAVDNNGLVQPVVNADRFSDLAGNLNTASTSTDNQVTYDNTAPLLPTSLAWIQTSPTKDSPVTAKWTLSSSGDIAEQNIQFYKDAACLTLEGSAITLSPATNTRTFTGADGETYSYIVTVIDTSGNTSASTCSSALVMDRTAPAVLAWSPATSIRSSLPASVTVTFNEDMAAASMENTGNWAVACSGTGVISVAGVSASSATSATVNLNISTAPSNAETCTITAKNTLTDTAGNALAASSSVQYTLDLPGNIVSVTSAKTNGAYKAAEVILISVQFSEVVSVNTTGGSPTLLLETGSTDRAASYTGGNGTTTLTFSYTVQPGDNSADLDYESANALSLNGATIKDSFGSDMGLTLPTPSATGSLAANKNLVIDTQAPESFAITGITGGTDVTQDEWLTNGSAATLSWGVSTGSSSYKVEIRSGDGSASVCAEQTVASSPYTFTGCTLTNGTQYTARVSALDSVGNTTTADNTNFLFTVNTSAVIATITGQPTGKSNQTTLNIDVAGADVQSYRYKVGAAASTNCADVTGYSADISSATNITDSVNALGNTDIKVCVIGKNSASVEQALTSATSATWTQDLLAPTLTINQKAGQADPTNTLPIEFTVVFSEAINPSSFTTSDITHTGTATGITWNLTTSDNITWSLKATAITGAGTIIPSIALNKMTDVAGNNNSASTSTDNSVSYETTKPSLTINQKAGQVDPANALPIHFTLVFSEAINPSTLTVADISQGGTASGITWGLTTTDNITWTLSASAVTTAGTLIPSITAGKVSDPAGNTNNASTATDNSVTYDITAPVNATSLVWQQASPTNTTSLVAQWSKSTSTDLASQKVRFYTGASCNTYTGTETSVSNATTSANFTGANGNTYTYEIVSTDSAGNTSTSACSAAVVIDTTTPTITNVTSNKANGSYTVGEVIDVRVTFSESVVVTGTPLIALNTTPARSASYASGSGSSTLVFNYTVQATDTVADLNYVATNSLTVASASIKDSASNNATLTLPGTAAAGSLGTNKNIVIDTTAPSITTFTVTNSSPTNSTTFNITSAVSGTPTHYCIMQNNTAVSACTWTAGATLPATFTVTTVNEVKTLYAWVKDAAGNISAMASSASITFDNTPPTATLSGQPTGSSAKYVMNIDVGGSGVVGYKYKIGPSASTDCTVATDYSASEISQATNITDTISSYANGSIKVCVVGKDSAGNWQAYASATSATWTKNSPNIQFAVTTSSVSEYNDPSHTIAVSIPAATDVAVSVSYAYTNGSAPSATMGNDYTAVNGSVTIAAGSTSVNIVVPILDNSTEEYDETFKITLSSPVGAYLGSNTVHTVTITDDEQPPLVTIQDVYVIEGTSTSLSATLSHPTDKGPVSINWTRDVCSGVDCATAGTDYTMAATSGTASIPSGSTSGTFGNVTSIDNSVDELYKRIPIKITGITGGTSYISNADIIINDNDVPAGKDAIAVVTADNHTCSLTSAGKVYCFGYNGSGQLGFGNYLSTSTPKQVPLASNAVSIASGYVVTCAVLDTGALYCWGGGGHSNYPGAGLLGIGSTAARSSPTQVVGMTSGVTDVGVGYINSCALKDGGIYCWGTNFYSVLGDPASVSSTTAPVSIPSLASGVSKLAMGWVHACAIKAGVLYCWGQNLNGEAGVGHKNPVHTPTAVTGIGTVVDAWAGLYGTCAKNSANDVYCWGNNGDWQIVDGTSADVATPTLMPELSGASDIYYGYHLCAAVSGELKCKGRNYYGEMGINLPTGSDINPLTTVVGATSGVTNVAGSHGGHTCFIKSGQTYCTGSSGFGQLGEQQILLSTAHVLSPDYTGASSLALQDEHGCGIFSGALKCTGDNYYNRVGNLLVDRVYLTTTQVKNLTSGITKAQLSSGGGCALAGSTLNCWGKAPVRGSTATSGNPNIPLGLNTGVTDFAVSQYMDFACAINAGKIYCWGNNTDLYSLFDLAPGNYVNPVEITSAGSDNVKVTIGRLHGCVIKTDKTVWCTGYNGSGSLGLGDTVNRTGLVQVPGVTNVDELITSSYGTCARSGASTLKCWGQYAGTGSASNTLSPFDVTGFTNITAIRGGYHRLCLIDNGAAYCWGFNRQDQFGRNDYLTNDYHFAPVALTSLNALGAVTDIEPRGAYGLCGKVGTNWYCSGMDVSGQLGTDKKPFRLAPISVGPLVD; encoded by the coding sequence ATGAACGCATCGTTAAGTCCTGCTATTTCCGAAAACCAAGTCTTTATGAAAGTCAGCGTTGAATCCGGAACTGCCGTGGTTCTGGAAGAAGGCATTGGCCATCAGATCACTTTGGCTATCGACACCCCGTCTGTTCCCGGTATTACTTTGAAGCCGCAAACATTGAGCTGGGAAATTGAAGATGAAGACGGCGATTTTGAAGCCGCTTCGGGAACTCTTATTGTTCAGCCTGGAATTTCATCGGTGAGTTTTATCATTAAAGCTCTTCGCGATAAATATATCGAGAATGACGAAAGTTTTATTCTTAAGTTTGATGGCGATCGTTTTGCGAACTTAGACAGCAATCACATTTCTTTCGTCGTTCAAGATAAAACTCAAAGAGCCAAACTAGTTCCCTCCATGGCGACGATGGAGTTTGGAGCTCGCCTTAAAGACACGGTGGCGGAAAAATCCGTGATCTTTACGAACAGTGGCGATGCGACAGCAGAAAACATCGCCTGGGGCGCCTTGACAGCTCCCTTCGCCTTCAAAGGGGGAACATTCCCCGGTACCGGCGGAAACTGCGGATTGACTCTTGAAGGTCACACGTCTTGTGCCGTTATTATTTCTTACTCGCCGACAGAAGTGAATTCACATGCCCAAGCTTTGACTTGGAACTACTCTAATCCCGATCAGGCAGACAGCGGCGCTTTGAACATTTCGGGTCTTAGCGTTGAAGTCGCTGCGACGTTAGGCGGTCTTCCCGGTAATCCTAGCAACGTGGAAGACCTGAACATCGCCGTTGCCGGTTTCAACGTGACACACTATAAATACAAAGTCGGCGTTAGTGGAACTTTGAACTGTTCTGATGGCTCCGGATACTCAGCTGAAATTCCTATCAGCACGGCGATTAGCGACAGCGTTCTTTCTTTAAGCAATCAAAATCTCAAGGTCTGCGTGGTGGGTAAAGACGCTAACGATTTGTGGCAACCCTATTCGGCGGCAACAAATTATTCTTGGACTTTCGATACGCTGAAACCTTCCGTTGTCGTTGCACAAAAAGCTGGTCAAAGTGACCCAACAAACTCTTTGCCGATTCGTTTCACATTGACCTTCAGTGAGCCTATCGCAGAAAGCACGCTGACAGACGCTGATATTAGTTTTGCGGGTTCCGCAGCGGTTAGTAATCACACGCTCACTAAAATTGACAGCACTCACTATGATCTTACAATTTCTGCGGTCGACAACAACGGTCTGGTTCAACCGGTTGTCAACGCGGACCGTTTTTCAGATTTAGCAGGAAATCTAAATACCGCGTCGACAAGCACGGATAATCAGGTGACTTATGACAACACGGCGCCATTGCTGCCGACGTCCCTTGCTTGGATTCAGACATCTCCGACGAAGGACTCTCCTGTAACTGCAAAATGGACGTTGTCGTCCTCAGGTGACATCGCTGAGCAAAATATTCAATTTTATAAAGATGCGGCCTGTTTGACTCTTGAAGGCAGCGCCATCACCTTAAGTCCTGCAACCAACACCCGTACGTTCACGGGCGCAGACGGAGAAACCTATTCGTACATCGTGACAGTCATTGATACGTCCGGCAATACCTCCGCCTCAACATGTTCGAGCGCGCTTGTGATGGATCGAACCGCACCGGCGGTTTTGGCTTGGTCACCCGCAACAAGCATTCGTTCAAGTCTGCCCGCTTCCGTAACCGTGACTTTCAATGAAGACATGGCGGCAGCCTCCATGGAGAATACAGGCAACTGGGCCGTCGCTTGTTCCGGAACCGGAGTCATTTCTGTCGCCGGTGTTTCCGCGAGCAGTGCGACGTCTGCGACGGTTAATTTGAATATTTCAACAGCGCCAAGCAATGCGGAAACTTGCACGATCACAGCGAAGAACACTTTAACCGATACAGCTGGAAATGCCTTGGCAGCAAGTTCGAGTGTGCAGTATACGCTCGATTTGCCGGGAAATATTGTTTCTGTGACATCTGCAAAAACGAACGGTGCTTATAAAGCCGCCGAAGTCATTCTTATTTCCGTGCAGTTTAGCGAAGTGGTTTCCGTCAATACTACGGGGGGTTCTCCAACACTGCTTTTAGAAACGGGCTCTACGGACCGCGCTGCAAGCTACACTGGCGGCAATGGCACCACGACTTTAACTTTTTCATACACCGTACAACCTGGCGACAACTCGGCGGATCTTGATTATGAATCCGCGAATGCTTTGAGTCTGAACGGTGCTACAATCAAAGATAGCTTTGGCAGTGATATGGGTTTAACTCTGCCGACTCCGAGTGCGACAGGATCTTTGGCTGCGAATAAAAACCTTGTGATCGACACCCAAGCGCCAGAAAGCTTCGCAATTACCGGTATCACAGGCGGCACCGATGTCACTCAAGACGAATGGCTTACGAATGGCAGTGCCGCGACCCTTTCTTGGGGCGTCTCGACAGGCAGCTCTTCATATAAGGTGGAAATCCGCAGCGGCGATGGCTCGGCTTCCGTATGTGCAGAACAAACTGTGGCTTCTTCTCCGTATACATTTACGGGTTGTACACTGACAAACGGAACGCAATACACGGCGCGAGTTTCCGCGCTCGACAGTGTTGGCAATACGACAACAGCGGATAATACGAACTTCCTTTTTACGGTGAACACCTCGGCGGTTATTGCGACGATCACAGGTCAACCGACTGGAAAATCCAACCAGACAACTCTTAACATTGATGTCGCGGGGGCCGACGTTCAGTCTTACCGCTACAAAGTTGGTGCTGCGGCGTCAACGAACTGTGCTGATGTGACAGGATATTCGGCAGACATTTCCTCTGCGACAAACATCACGGATTCTGTAAATGCCTTGGGCAATACAGACATCAAAGTGTGTGTTATCGGTAAAAACTCTGCCAGTGTGGAACAAGCTTTAACGTCGGCGACAAGCGCGACTTGGACACAAGATTTGCTTGCGCCGACATTGACCATCAATCAAAAAGCCGGTCAAGCGGATCCCACTAACACACTTCCCATCGAGTTTACGGTCGTGTTTAGTGAAGCCATCAATCCGAGTTCCTTTACCACGTCTGATATCACGCACACAGGAACGGCTACTGGAATTACTTGGAATTTAACGACATCAGATAATATCACGTGGTCACTGAAGGCGACCGCGATCACAGGCGCTGGGACTATCATCCCGTCCATCGCTCTTAACAAAATGACTGATGTCGCCGGTAATAACAATAGTGCCAGCACAAGCACGGACAATTCGGTTTCTTATGAAACCACCAAACCAAGTTTAACTATCAATCAAAAAGCAGGACAGGTCGATCCGGCCAATGCCCTTCCGATTCATTTCACTCTTGTTTTTTCAGAGGCCATCAATCCGTCAACTCTGACAGTGGCAGATATCTCGCAAGGCGGAACGGCCTCGGGCATTACGTGGGGTTTAACGACCACAGATAACATCACTTGGACTCTTTCCGCATCGGCCGTCACAACCGCGGGTACTTTAATTCCTTCGATTACTGCCGGCAAAGTCAGCGATCCGGCAGGCAATACAAATAACGCGTCGACGGCAACGGACAATAGCGTAACTTATGACATCACGGCTCCTGTGAATGCGACGTCGTTAGTTTGGCAGCAGGCTTCGCCAACGAATACGACGTCACTTGTCGCGCAATGGAGCAAATCGACAAGCACGGACTTAGCATCACAAAAAGTTCGCTTCTATACTGGCGCAAGTTGCAATACCTACACGGGAACAGAAACTTCTGTTTCCAACGCAACGACTTCGGCGAATTTCACCGGCGCCAACGGCAATACTTATACATATGAAATCGTCTCGACGGATTCTGCCGGCAACACAAGTACGTCGGCGTGTTCCGCAGCTGTTGTTATCGACACAACCACCCCAACAATCACAAATGTGACTTCGAATAAAGCAAATGGATCATACACTGTGGGTGAAGTTATCGACGTGCGGGTGACATTCTCTGAAAGTGTCGTGGTTACGGGTACGCCCCTTATCGCCTTAAATACGACACCGGCGCGTTCGGCTTCTTATGCTTCCGGCAGCGGCAGCAGTACGTTGGTTTTCAATTACACCGTACAGGCTACAGACACTGTTGCGGACTTGAATTACGTTGCCACAAATTCTTTGACGGTTGCCTCTGCATCTATCAAAGACAGTGCTTCAAACAACGCGACACTCACCTTGCCTGGTACAGCAGCGGCGGGTTCTCTGGGTACGAATAAAAACATTGTGATTGATACAACGGCGCCGAGTATTACCACGTTCACGGTGACAAACAGTTCTCCGACAAACAGCACTACATTCAACATCACTTCAGCTGTCAGTGGAACTCCGACGCATTATTGTATTATGCAAAATAATACGGCGGTGTCGGCATGTACGTGGACTGCCGGCGCGACTCTGCCCGCGACATTCACGGTCACAACAGTGAATGAAGTTAAAACACTTTATGCGTGGGTGAAGGATGCGGCTGGAAATATCAGCGCGATGGCGAGTTCTGCTTCAATTACTTTTGACAATACTCCGCCGACGGCGACTTTGTCAGGACAGCCTACGGGTTCGAGTGCGAAATACGTGATGAATATCGACGTGGGCGGAAGCGGCGTTGTCGGTTATAAATATAAAATAGGTCCTTCCGCTTCGACCGACTGTACGGTGGCGACGGATTATTCGGCGAGTGAAATTTCCCAAGCCACGAATATAACGGACACTATTTCTTCTTACGCCAATGGCAGTATCAAAGTTTGTGTTGTCGGCAAAGACTCTGCGGGCAATTGGCAGGCTTATGCTTCGGCGACGTCTGCAACATGGACGAAGAATTCTCCGAACATTCAATTCGCTGTGACAACGTCATCGGTGTCCGAGTATAACGATCCGTCACACACGATAGCTGTCAGTATCCCTGCGGCAACAGATGTCGCTGTTTCCGTAAGCTACGCTTACACGAATGGTTCCGCACCTTCAGCGACAATGGGTAATGACTATACGGCTGTAAACGGCAGTGTGACGATTGCCGCCGGAAGCACGTCCGTTAATATCGTTGTCCCTATTTTAGATAACAGCACGGAAGAGTATGACGAGACCTTCAAAATCACATTGAGCTCCCCTGTGGGCGCATATCTTGGAAGTAACACGGTTCATACCGTCACAATCACAGATGACGAACAACCGCCGTTGGTCACAATCCAAGACGTTTACGTTATCGAAGGAACATCGACAAGTTTGAGCGCGACCCTTTCCCACCCGACCGATAAGGGTCCGGTGTCTATTAATTGGACTCGTGACGTTTGTTCCGGCGTGGATTGTGCGACGGCAGGCACTGATTATACAATGGCGGCAACTTCAGGCACGGCTTCTATCCCAAGCGGCAGCACCTCCGGCACATTCGGAAACGTGACAAGTATTGATAATTCCGTCGACGAACTTTACAAACGCATTCCGATTAAAATCACAGGTATCACCGGCGGTACTTCTTATATTTCGAATGCGGATATCATTATTAACGATAACGATGTTCCTGCCGGAAAAGATGCTATCGCTGTTGTCACAGCAGACAACCACACGTGCTCTCTCACCAGTGCCGGCAAAGTTTACTGCTTTGGTTACAATGGGTCAGGACAGCTTGGTTTTGGAAACTACCTTTCAACGTCGACTCCGAAACAGGTTCCTTTAGCTTCAAATGCCGTCAGTATTGCGTCAGGCTATGTGGTGACTTGTGCGGTGTTGGATACAGGAGCGCTTTATTGCTGGGGTGGCGGCGGTCATAGCAACTACCCTGGTGCAGGACTATTGGGTATCGGCTCCACAGCTGCGAGATCCAGCCCTACCCAAGTTGTAGGAATGACTTCCGGTGTGACTGATGTTGGGGTTGGATACATCAACTCTTGCGCTCTGAAAGATGGCGGCATCTATTGCTGGGGTACTAATTTCTATTCTGTATTAGGAGACCCTGCGAGCGTCTCCAGCACGACGGCTCCTGTTTCAATTCCAAGTCTGGCTTCCGGTGTTAGTAAACTCGCCATGGGCTGGGTGCACGCTTGCGCTATTAAAGCCGGTGTTCTTTATTGCTGGGGCCAAAACTTAAACGGCGAAGCTGGTGTGGGTCACAAAAACCCCGTCCATACTCCAACAGCCGTTACAGGCATTGGCACTGTGGTAGATGCCTGGGCGGGACTTTACGGAACGTGTGCGAAGAACAGTGCCAACGATGTTTATTGCTGGGGTAATAATGGCGACTGGCAAATTGTCGACGGAACAAGCGCAGACGTGGCGACTCCGACATTGATGCCTGAGCTTTCAGGCGCGAGCGATATCTATTATGGCTATCATCTCTGTGCTGCCGTCAGCGGAGAACTCAAATGTAAAGGCCGTAACTATTATGGAGAAATGGGTATCAATCTGCCGACTGGAAGCGATATCAATCCGCTCACAACTGTCGTTGGTGCCACGTCAGGAGTTACAAATGTGGCTGGCTCGCATGGCGGTCATACGTGCTTCATTAAATCAGGTCAGACTTATTGCACTGGCAGCTCTGGTTTCGGGCAACTTGGAGAACAACAAATTCTACTGAGTACGGCTCACGTGCTCAGTCCCGATTACACAGGCGCTTCCTCCTTGGCTCTTCAAGATGAACACGGCTGCGGAATTTTCAGTGGCGCCTTAAAGTGTACGGGAGACAACTACTATAACAGAGTCGGGAATCTTCTCGTCGACCGTGTTTACCTCACAACTACGCAAGTAAAAAACCTCACGTCAGGCATCACCAAAGCGCAATTATCTTCCGGCGGAGGATGCGCTCTTGCCGGCAGCACTTTAAACTGTTGGGGTAAAGCCCCCGTTCGTGGTTCAACGGCCACTTCGGGAAATCCCAATATACCGCTCGGATTAAACACAGGTGTGACCGACTTTGCAGTCAGTCAGTATATGGACTTTGCCTGTGCGATTAATGCCGGAAAAATTTATTGCTGGGGTAATAACACGGACTTGTACAGTCTTTTTGACTTGGCTCCAGGGAACTACGTCAACCCTGTAGAAATCACTTCGGCGGGCTCTGACAACGTGAAGGTGACAATAGGTCGTTTGCATGGATGCGTGATTAAGACAGATAAAACAGTTTGGTGTACAGGATATAATGGTTCTGGATCTCTGGGCTTAGGAGACACCGTGAATCGCACCGGTCTCGTTCAAGTTCCCGGCGTCACGAACGTTGATGAACTCATTACGTCGAGCTACGGCACCTGCGCGCGCAGTGGTGCTTCCACGTTGAAGTGTTGGGGACAATACGCCGGGACCGGTTCGGCTAGCAATACTCTTTCACCTTTCGATGTCACAGGCTTTACGAACATCACCGCCATTCGTGGTGGATATCACAGGTTATGCCTGATTGATAACGGTGCTGCTTATTGCTGGGGCTTCAACCGTCAAGATCAATTCGGACGAAACGATTACCTCACGAATGATTATCACTTCGCTCCTGTTGCTTTAACGTCTCTCAATGCGCTGGGAGCTGTGACAGATATTGAGCCTCGAGGAGCCTATGGCCTATGCGGTAAAGTGGGAACAAACTGGTACTGCTCCGGCATGGATGTTTCCGGCCAATTGGGAACGGATAAAAAACCATTCCGCTTGGCCCCGATCTCTGTGGGACCTCTTGTCGATTAA
- a CDS encoding DoxX family protein has product MNVLLWILQWLLAVHTAIGAVWKFTNSEQAVPSLSAIPHSVWVALIAFEFLCALGLVLPAFNKRFSRGVVIAAAGIAAEMLLFCAIHIYSGDPNQGPLVYWLVVAVIAAFVAYGRKALQPLR; this is encoded by the coding sequence ATGAATGTTCTCCTCTGGATTCTTCAATGGCTTCTCGCTGTGCACACGGCTATCGGAGCGGTGTGGAAGTTTACCAATTCCGAGCAAGCTGTGCCTTCTTTGTCTGCGATTCCTCATAGTGTGTGGGTGGCGCTGATCGCGTTTGAGTTTCTCTGTGCTTTGGGACTTGTTCTGCCGGCATTTAACAAACGGTTTTCTCGTGGCGTGGTTATAGCTGCTGCCGGTATCGCGGCTGAGATGTTGCTCTTCTGCGCTATTCATATTTATTCCGGAGATCCGAATCAAGGTCCTTTGGTTTATTGGCTTGTTGTCGCGGTGATCGCCGCGTTTGTTGCCTACGGACGTAAGGCGCTGCAGCCTTTGCGCTAG